DNA sequence from the Penaeus monodon isolate SGIC_2016 chromosome 28, NSTDA_Pmon_1, whole genome shotgun sequence genome:
aattttcttttctttgggccACTGaagttattttattaaaaataacatcTTCAGTAACTATGGGAACAAACCTTGGAGAACAATAACTCTAATAGGCACACGTAAAAGTTTGATTGGAGACCCCAGCCGCTGGACACCAATGGTTATCTTGTAAGCATACTTCAACAGTTGACCACGATAAGTTGGAGGTGCATCACAGGGAAGGGTTTCTCTATACACAACTGTAATGAAACAGCAATTTATCTCCAAGTGAATACAATCAGTTCAACTAAAtgaatcattaattttttataattgtacaTAAAGAGAATGATGGGCTTATCCTTTTAAAAAGGATcacttaattatatacatatttttaatatactttatgtAGGACTTTAATCTCAGTAGATAGAGAATAAAACCTATACAATGTTTAATAACATAACTTTGCTGTAACAAGTGATATAACAACCTGTACAGCCTACTCCCGTTATTGAATCTGCAAACGTTAGTTAGAGACCTGACATATCGCATGAAAAGGATCACAATAACAGCTGTTGCTTCCCccattttcatgaatatttataaaGTAACAAACTGTATTCTACAAAGAATCTATAGTTTTCAGCGATAACCCATCTTTACATTGATATGAATGACACCACTGAGCTATATTCTTTCACATATCAATTACACTACCTTTTCCCAAAAGTTCCTAACaacttttaattaataaaaatttaaaagtaagtaCAGAGTAGACTTCCCAGATTCTTGAATACTGCTTTCTCCATTCTAAACTTACATGACCTGCTTTCTCCAGGAAGAAGCTGAAGATCACAAAACAAGATCTTGGGTTTTGTTGACAAGACAACATGGCCACGTTCTCCGCGACATGGAGCAAAGGATGTGTCTGGGGAATAAGATATGGCACCATATTACATGTACATAATCCTGCTAAATGTAATCCAAAAACTGATGTTCCTGTAAAACAGGGATACAGTCATTTAAGAATATACTTTTCAAATACAGGTTCATCAATGCTAACTCTATACATTACAGAGCTGACCAAAAACTATTATGACTCAACAGAAGAACTTATATTTACCAGCATTTGTGACTGCACGTTCCTCTGCTTGCTTGGGGCTGGTGGCTGGTAAGCGCACCCGAGATTCATTTACAGAGCACTGACAGTGGATCTGTGCACTCCCCCAAGCTAAAACTTCACACACATCACTGCGAAGTATCATGAGAGTTTTAGTCAATACATTTAATCATCAGTCTTAAGACTCTGAAGCTGACAGACCCTCTACagcaatataaaacaatatttagcTAACTGTATTCAAATGATCCAACTTCTAACATTATTCAGTTTCTCTGGTTATCAAAAGTTACAAAACATACACTGAAAGAATAATGCTTATTACCTTGACTGAGCCCTTAGTGCTGGGTCTAGTGAGGGCACTGTTATGGTGATGCACACCTGTACTGTGTCACCAGCCAGGTGTACTGGCCCTCCTAATACCTGAGCTTGTACCTCTACCATAttctgaaatttttatttttcatggttAGGAGTTACTGGCATTAAATTAATGTAACATTATTTTGCACAATAAGTGCACACAAAATAGTcacgaaaataataaacaaataataaactatatatgtgcatctatgtTCATGCCTATGCATCAGTATGTTTAAGCATATGCATTTACtgtattaaagttttttaaaattacaatatcaGCTTTTCaaaaaatagcaaataataatgaatgtctTAATATATTACAACACAGGTCTATCATAAGAAACAGNNNNNNNNNNNNNNNNNNNNNNNNNNNNNNNNNNNNNNNNNNNNNNNNNNNNNNNNNNNNNNNNNNNNNNNNNNNNNNNNNNNNNNNNNNNNNNNNNNNNNNNNNNNNNNNNNNNNNNNNNNNNNNNNNNNNNNNNNNNNNNNNNNNNNNNNNNNNNNNNNNNNNNNNNNNNNNNNNNNNNNNNNNNNNNNNNNNNNNNNNNNNNNNNNNNNNNNNNNNNNNNNNNNNNNNNNNNNNNNNNNNNNNNNNNNNNNNNNNNNNNNNNNNNNNNNNNNNNNNNNNNNNNNNNNNNNNNNNNNNNNNNNNNNNNNNNNNNNNNNNNNNNNNNNNNNNNNNNNNNNNNNNNNNNNNNNNNNNNNNNNNNNNNNNNNNNNNNNNNNNNNNNNNNNNNNNNNNNNNNTAAAATTGTTAGAATATCATCCATTGAAAAATGATGCGCTGAGGGTGAGgaaaaattcaaggaataggTAAATAGGTCAAATCAGGTAGACCTATCATGGTGTGTGGAAATGGGGGAATGTGGGAGGAGATTTGGCTGGAAGAAATATACCATGCCTTAAAACTACTTAACACCCATTACATTTTATTCgcgagaaaatggagaagggaaaaCACAAATCAGGCAGCAGAGGCCTAAAAGGGTANNNNNNNNNNNNNNNNNNNNNNNNNNNNNgggaggggaggggggggttgatacCAAAGGTGTAGCTATAGGAAAATTGCCAACAGATTAGTGGAAAAAAATACATGTCATTCATGATGAAAAAAGTCTTGGGGAAAATTCTGACAGTTTTTGACAGGCCTGCCCCAATTGTGATAAAGAGAACTGCACCCATTTTTTGTGTTTAGCCACAATCCCCATGAATAGTAGTTAAGGAGTAAAGCTCTCCTTCCCTTTAACATGAATACCCATACAGCATTACAAATTTGAGGTGTGCAAATCTTTTTCACAGAAAAGTTAAGGCCTTTCAGGATTATGtccgaaaaataaaaagatcgtCATTCAACACCTTAATACTGGTTTGTTTACACATGCCATAGCAGGTGTAGGGCAGCAGGCTGACATTTACTTTCGAAATCCTCAGAATCAGTGCTGTGTCTTGCTTACTCCAGCCTCTCTCTATGGCTTTCAATTTATGCTTTCACTGAAGTCTGAATATTCcctaatatatactaaaaataNNNNNNNNNNNNNNNNNNNNNNNNNNNNNNNNNNNNNNNNNNNNNNNNNNNNNNNNNNNNNNNNNNNNGGGGGGAGTGTCGACTCCCCTGTCTAAGGNNNNNNNNNNNNNNNNNNNNNNNNNNNNNNNNNNNNNNNNNNNNNNNNNNNNNNNNNNNNNNNNNNNNNNNNTGCACTCAGTAACATATACCAATAGATGTACTTGACATAACCTAAAATGTACAGAAGAGTAGTGAATATTTCACTGCCAATTCTATATTGTTCCTTAAATCTCCTGTCATTATTGCTGCTCCCGTTGTTAAAAGGAATAAATTATCCCTTATACTCACCTTTCGTACCAAAAATCACGgtgacagaaaaacaaaaaaatatacacaaaatttacCCTAATATGAACTCACCAAATACAtattaaagattaaaataaaacctTGTCATTATATCAGTTACAACCTCAACAGCCTTACATAACAAACGGCACTAAAACCACACTACCAAACCCATCCAAAAGATAAACAAAGGCCTTATCTTAACAATATACCCTTGTTAACTATCCCTGGGAGAATTACTTAAGATTTTGACGTCCTTCCTCCGTGTCAATTCCTGGAGTGCGAGAAAATTAAGTACTGGGATAAATTAAGTTTTTTATATTACGTCAGaagatataattaattcttttgagcaccattttttggtttttagtattttatgtaAGATTTTAActgtaagtatattatatgtttagtgattttataataaattaattcatACGTGTATttaggaaaatgagaataaaatgaaaacaaaggaataCTAACAAAAGACTTTTTACGGGATCCCAAAACTAGAAACTAGCTATAAACGCCATAAATCTGATATCTAtagaaattagaataataatttatattaaaaaaaataatagtaaaataaaaatgcccTAAACAGTTACCTTTTAAATTCATAATCTTGAGAAATCAAAAAGAGATAAGCACTTCCAAGATGTTCAGGGTACCAAGCAGACCACTTGCAATTCGGTGTGTTAAAATTTGTCACTAATTGACATTTCCTACTAATCTTATGCTTTGTTTCGTTTCCAAAGGCTATTCATGATGGTTAGGTTCTCAAGGAGTGCAGGTAGAGGTGTTGTTATAGATTATGAATAGCAATTTTTGCCAAGTATGCAGTGCCGGAGAAAAGCCTTCAGGGTATAAGTGTTCACTCGGTAATCATGATTGAATAAGGTTTTGTTATATGATCTgtcataatttttacattttcctttactAACAGTAGCACAAAGGAGATTCATCATTGCCGACTTTCATCTCAGAGTTGGGTGGTATGATCAGGGTAATTGTTAGTAATCTTATTTGAAAAGGTGAAggtttgtcattataattattcaaagGTACATGATCAATGAATTAATTCAGTAGTTAAGAATGAACTTCAAGGACACGTATCTCACTAACCAAAGAATGAACTTCAAGGACACGTATCTCACTAACCAGAGtatatagaattctggtaaatttttcaTTGGTGAAATTGGTAAGCATATACCTTTTGGGGTAAGGCTAATGACACCACAGAGGTTAAGAATATTTATAACAAAGGAGTAGAAATATGTGAtttgatgatataatgaatacTTTCTAAAAGTGCTATGTtgcatatattaacaatattggcACCAATGGAAAGTATATGATCTGTATTTAATAACTGTAATGCCTTAAAAATACCAGGGATATTATTAGACAAACTACTAACTACTAACATTgagaaattccacacacacatagacatgtatGCATGGTGATTTTACCACATTCTCAGAGTAAGTAATGAAAGTGGCATGGCATCAAACCACAGTGTATGTTCAAGGAAGATAAAGTTTGGACTAGGTACTTACATGACAATAAATTGCCAAGGAGATTTCTACAGGGAAATAGTTGAGAATGAATGCGAACTAGGAGAAAGCTCTGCATCTCTCTAATCATCTTATCTATTCCAGAGGATGGCAGGTGCTGAGGTCAGTCGGCCATCGCCTCCAACACTCCTCTGTGCCTCATCGGCCAATTAGCAAATTGCTTATTGCCAACCGAGGAGAAATAGCATGTCGAGTGGTCAGAACAGCACGCAAAATGGGAGTGAGGACAGTGGCTGTGTATTCTGACCCAGATAAGGGGTCGATGCATGTTGATATGGTAAGTATTTTGCTATTTTANNNNNNNNNNNNNNNNNNNNNNNGCAACAAATCTCCCCCATGTCTATATACTATNNNNNNNNNNNNNNNNNNNNNNNNNNNNNNNNNNNNNNNNNNNNNNNNNNNNNNNNNNNNNNNNNNNNNNNNNNNNNNNNNNNNNNNNNNNNNNNNNNNNNNNNNCAGAGCACCCAGAGGCAAGGCAGCCAGGGGAAGACATACAGATGTATCATAAATATTTACCATCTTTAGAATTGAACGTTCCAGCACCATGAAGTAAACTCAATTATATTGACATAAAGAAAGAGACCAATGCATTTCATCCAACATTTCCCCAACAGGCTGATGAGGCTTACCATATTGGTCCCGCTGCTTCACAAGAGTCATACCTGCGAGGGGACAAGATCCTAGACATCGTGAAGCGCAGTGGGGCTCAAGCCATTCACCCAGGCTACGGATTCCTGTCGGAGAATGTGGAGTTTGCCGAGCGCTGTTCCAAGGAAGGGGTCATTTTTGTCGGTCCTCCTGCTCAGGCCATCAGAGATATGGGTATTAAGAGGTGGGTTTTTAGGGAATTTTGATACTGgtatatctcttcctcttttctcatatCCATGNNNNNNNNNNNNNNNNNNNNNNNNNNNNNNNNNNNNNNNNNNNNNNNNNNNNNNNNNNNNNNNNNNNNNNNNNNNNNNNNNNNNNNNNNNNNNNNNNNNNNNNNNNNNNNNNNNNNNNNNNNNNNNNNNNNNCAGAGTATAGGGATAGGGAATGTAGTGATTCAGATTATGTACATCCAACTACATTAGTCATTACATAAAATGGAGACCCCAggattgagtaaaaaaaaaaataaaagtttagcaAACAAGATTATGTTCAGCAAATTTCAATGCCCTTCGATCATAAGTATTTGCCTTAGATGAAACATTCAGCTACAAAGAAATATACCATAATTAATAGTGGAAAAGATGTGTTATTTTCTTAGTTTTGTAAGCGTTTGCCTAAACAAAAGTCTTATGGGTAGGTTTGCAAAAGGATCCATTCTTAAGGCAGGCTATGCATTTCCTAAAtcaagaaggaaaattaaaaatcatagtCATTGTAGCCATGCAGGAAGGAGGTACTGAAAATCAGGCACAGTTGAGGCAGGGAAAGAttttcttgaataaaaaaaaaaataggtcaaGAGACAGTTGTGTATTGCTGCCATGTTTacattaatgaaatattaatcCAGTTTGTTTTTATAAACTATATCAAATCACTACTTCAATCAGATGATCATTGCAAGCATCGATATTATATCTGCTGTAATCTGTGTAACTATTTGCTAtatcttcatttaatttttttttctttcatgacaGATCTCCTTAAttgtcctccttttctcctttttgatACAGTACATCAAAGATTATTATGTCAGAAGCTGGTGTGCCTGTAATAGGGGGTTACCATGGCGAGGATCAGAGTGATGCACGTTTGAGAGAAGAAGCTGACAAGATTGGCTTCCCTGTTATGATTAAGGCtgtccgaggaggaggaggaaaggtgaattgataatctatttttcttctttattttctttggttcNNNNNNNNNNNNNNNNNNNNNNNNNgggggggggtggggggagttaaTACTTAAATTTACAGCATAATCAGAATTAAGACAACCTATNNNNNNNNNNNNNNNNNNNNNNNNNNNNNNNNNNNNNNNNNNNNNNNNNNTTTTTTTTAAGCTCACTTTGCATACTTAGGgtacattatttgtttattgctgcatgtgttaaatttttttttatagatttatgattttttcttatatttttctttgcttgtgttttactttctttatttttaaaaatttattggcaTGAAAATCAGATAATATATTCAACAATTAACCATCTTTTCAGGGAATGCGTATTGCAATGAAGCCAGAGGAATTTGAGGAGCAGCTAGAATCAGCAAGACGTGAAGCTATAAAGTCTTTCGGTGATGACGTTATGCTCATTGAGAAGTTTGTAGAGCGTCCTCGTCACGTAGAGGTTCAGGTGAGCTGAGAGAAAGCCTATGAGATTGATATCATTTGCATACAACAATTTGGGAGAAGATTTTTAGGCATTTGTGTGTCCTCTCTGTCTAGATAGGCTTgatctggggggaaaaaatattaataggaaGATGTtagttgttttaaaattattgggaaaatgttttttggaGGGGATGGATATGGGAATAGAGCCATATTGACATATTGgcaaacatatatgatattaactTCAGAATTAGCAGAAAAACATTTTGACTCATGGATATAGGTGTTACACTTGCTGTAAGTATTTCCTGTATTCCATTGGATTCATTTTCTATCAATTCTTAAAAGTGGCTTTTGTAatgattagatgaagaatatagtacacataatatataatacatataaaacacatgttTGAACTCTGGAATAAAACTCTCCACATAACATGTGAGACACTGTTCATTCACATGAGTCACAAAATGGGGCACAGGAACACATTTTCACAACTATACAAAACTTTGTGCAAGATTATTGCTGTTcctgtattataactgtaaacaacttttttgtttttctctctcctcctttatctcttctttttaatatatctttgtaTCATGTCTCCAGGTATTTGGCGACCACCATGGCAATTATGTGTATCTGTTTGAGAGGGACTGTTCAGTTCAGCGTCGGCACCAAAAGATTATAGAGGAAGCTCCAGCTGTGAGTATTGGTCTGGTTACTACTTGGATTTTGTTAAATTGATAATATCTTCAATGTTGATAGTACAGTAGCATAAAGAAAGATTTAATATATCAGTCAATGATATTGTATTCTcatttttgaaaagaaatatttatagcATCCCAAACAATATGTATGAATAACATAAACATCAGAAAAAATTACTTTACTACAGCCTGGGATCAGCTGGGAGGTGCGCAAGTCTCTCGGTGAGGCTGCAGTTCGTGCAGCAAAGGCAGTGGGCTATGTAGGAGCAGGCACTGTTGAGTTTATCTTGGATGCATCACACAAGTTCTACTTCATGGAGATGAACACTCGCCTTCAAGTTGAACATCCCATTTCAGAAATGATCACCAACACAGATTTGGTTGAATGGCAGTTAAGGGTAAGTATTAATCCAGAAAGAATGGCAGAGGTCAGGGGTCACTtgtacaaaagaaaggaaaaacagttTGAACATTTTTGAATGGCTTTTGCTGTGTTTCACCTAGTGGGAGCCCATACCAGAAAATGACAGTTGACATAGTTTGTCAGTTCTTAGGTCAACAgcataaaagataaaatagattacAAGACATGGATCTGTACAAGTAACtgatgtaaaagaggaagagagggaaaaagtggaTACTAATGTCAGAAATTTGTAGAACTAAGACTGAGGCCTCTTCTTGAGCAGTTAATTTATGCACATGTCTAATTTACATCAGGTTGCTGCAGGAGAGCCACTACCCTTGACCCAGGAGCAGATTCAGTTATCAGGACACAGTTTTGAAGCCAGAATCTATGCCGAGGACCCCAACAGTGGTTTCCTTCCTGGTGCAGGACCGCTTGACCACCTTTCAACACCCCAGGCCAGCAAGGACGTGAGAATTGAGACAGGTAGGCTTTTGAGATCCATCAAGCAAGAGAAACTTGGGGGTATTNNNNNNNNNNNNNNNNNNNNNNNNNNNNNNNNCAGAGAGTTTTTTCAAGTTAAGAACACATAAATTTGTATCAGTATATAGACCATTTTCAAAGAAGTGGTTAAtcagttttttattatcttccatTCTCAAGGACATTTGGATAAATATTTCatagacttttttttctcatcacacATAGAAAGGCAAAATAGAAACATTACcacaaaattttcttcttttcctttgctgTTTTGTCTGCCAGGTGTTAGGGAGGGTGATGAAGTCTCAGTTCACTATGACCCCATGATTGCAAAGCTGGTAGTTTGGGGTCATGATCGCTCGAGTGCCCTCAACTTGCTCACTACTTGCCTTGCTGATTATAATGTGAGTTGTTATGGTCTTAATATTTGCTGTTGTGATCAAGTAATTTGgaagtatataatttttgtttataaatattataaggtGAATGATAATTTGTGATATTGTTTAGACTGTTCTTGTGGATTTTCATGCCTGTCTTTGCTATATAAGgtaatttttttgggtgggagtCAATACTTTTTTAGATAAAgatttgtttcctctctctctctctgtttttttgccGAATTTATCTATAAGAcataatagtttttatatttgaTCAGCCATTCAAGTTATGCATAATAACAAGAAAGGGAAGTGTAAACAGACACAGTTGGATTTGACTTGATCATAAGCAGAAAATATTGTTGTAAATAAAAGTAGGATTTAGAAATGGCAATTCCtagtaaatacatgcatatttgcTCAAACTGTTCATTCTACAAAGTAATCATTCTTTGATGAAAAATTGGTATTGTCAGtttcaaaaattttgtttgtctgtatgggaaagagagagaaccaaaataTCCAGTTTTGCACAAGCCCTAGAAATTTGGAGCATGAACATACAGAAGAAAAATACCAGTTATTATATCTTATGAAATAATTTGGGGTTTCTCACATGACAGATCGTAGGTCTAAACACCAATGTAGACTTCCTAATGAGCCTGGCTACACATCCAAGCTTTGTAGCAGGCGATGTCAGCACTGATTTCATCCCAGACCATTACAATGAGCTCTTCCCAGAAAGAGCACCGTCACAGCAACTGTTCTGCCAGGTAAGAATAGTCTACAAATCGNNNNNNNNNNNNNNNNNNNNNNNNNNNNNNNNNNNNNNNNNNNNNNNNNNNNNNNNNNNNNNNNNNNNNNNNNNNNNNNNNNNNNNNNNNNNNNccctctccctctcccaccctttttgTGTGCGTGCCCATAAAACATTTTAGAATAATTTGTCACTTTCAGGGTGCATTAGCATTGATCCtcgaagaggaacaggagggtaTCCGTGCTGTAGCAGCAACTCAGGACCCAACCTCACCTTTCCGTCCTGGTGCTGTGCCCAGGATTAATCATACATTGTCTCGCACCTTCAGCATCACCAGTGGAGGAGTTGGTTAGTGTTNNNNNNNNNNNNNNNNNNNNNNNNNNNNNNNNNNNNNNNNNNNNNNNNNNNNNNNNNNNNNNNNNNNNNNNNNNNNNNNNNNNNNNNNNNNNNNNNNNNNNNNNNNNNNNNNNNNNNNNNNNNNNNNNNNNNNNNNNNNNNNNNNNNNNNNNNNNNNNNNNNNNNNNNNNNNNNNNNNNNNAAATATAGCTTTAGGGATTTTAAgaaatttcattatatttgctGTAATAGCTAAAGGAAAGAACTATAAACTTTAAGCAATATGTCTCTTGTCAGTAAATGGatttactactacttttttttaacCCACAGAGGAAAATGTTCAGGTTGCATACATGGGATCAGGCAAATACAAGATGACTATCGGTAGCTCAACATTTGAAGTGAGTGGGTCAGTGCTGCAAGACAACAACGTATGCCACTTGAATTGTGTCATAGATGGCATTGTGTCCCGGTCCAGGATTGTCGTACAGGGCAGGGACATGTATGTTTTTACTCCGGTAAGTGTGGGGATACTGTTGCAAGGGAAAGCTGAGGTATTGAAAATCTTGATCATATGGATATTGTGTCATCAAGATATAATCGTGCTGATTGAGTCTGGAATGCATGAGGTAAATTATAAATATGGAGATctccatatttatttttaactattattttctctcattcagACTGGTGTATGGAAATTGTCAGTTCCAACACCAAAGTTTGAGAAAGAGATGAGTTCTGCAACCGGTGCAACAGGCGGAGCTATTGCCCCCATGCCAGGCGTCATTGAGAAGGTGTTCGTAACCCCaggacagagtgtggctgcaggCGATCCTCTGGTGGTCATGATCGCTATGAAGATGGAGGTAAGAAAGAATAATGCATGGTACCTGTCATATCAAGTCCACTGGAAAAATAactgattatatatttatgattccCCCCCCCCNNNNNNNNNNNNNNNNNNNNNNNNNNNNNNNNNNNNNCTCAACAGCAAAGCAAATTTCCTAGGGCCCTTGTGACTTGAAATTTCAATACAAAAGATGTGTTTTCTGCTTACAGTATGTGATCAAGGCAGCAGGCCCTGGTGTAGTAGAGAAAGTCCTGTTCAGCCAGGGTGACAACGTGGCCAAGAACACTCCTCTCATTAAGATGAAGGAAACAGAAGCAGAGTGAATTGTGCATTCACCTCAAACTCcagcaacacaacacaaatatggATTTTTTCTTATAAGGGGCATAAAATAGCTTAAGGGTAAAGCATGTTCTGGTATACAATAAAGCTGATCAAAGAGCATCAGGAATGAGAATTTTTTactgtgtatttaaatataataataaaatgatagttttttttataaatatgatatgaaaatgcTGTCAACAGGAGTAAAGNNNNNNNNNNNNNNNNNNNNNNACTAGCATTATTAAATATTGTGTTGTCACATGACCTTTACAATTGTgcgggaataaaaaaaacaaaaaaaacatgatgccTGTGTTATGGTATTAAGCTAGTCTGTGAAACGTTTAGACATCTTATACAcatcgaaaaaaaagtttatctaaATGTGAATTCAAGAAAATATAGGTAATGGTCTCATTATGTGCAAAACACTgttatatgtttgttattatgtCTGATCACCATATTTTGAAACTTACAAATTTTAGGTAGCTGTGTGAACAATTTGACATATTACAAATGTATAATCAGAACAATTGTGTTGGGAATTACTTCATAGGAATTCAGTGATTCTTTAAAATGTTTGTATAGTTTTTATGGTTGACTAaagtacaatgaaaataattattagtgATTTCTTGGATTTAGTGTACATTAATGTTGTagatattttcttaaaatatatagtatatttctaaAAACGTTTTGTGTATATATCCTATGATgatttgttatataatatggGAAGTTTACTTGTGTAGTAACTAACTGAAAAAGTTTAAAAGTCAAGAGAGCActaaatgaaactacagttttaATCTAGGGATTTATTTCCACTCGCTCTAGACTGGTTTACTATACCAGAATTACTTAGACTAAacactatataaaatatcacaaatgGATAATGAGCAACACTGCACTGTATTTTCATATAAAGCGAATTGACAAAAAGTATGCAGTAACATACTAAAGTGGTTTCAGTGAAACACTGACTTTAAACAAAAGTAATGAAGTcgcacataaaataaaattatcctgTGTGACATTCCATGAAGACTTGGACCTTCCTGACAGTTTCGTtcaggttcaaaaaaaaaaaatccctttcactGAAGGGTTTTGGTTGTGTAAGCAGACTGTACCAAATTCTTGGGCTGTGTTTATGGGTTTCCCTGTGAAAGCAGTGTGTTTGTTACGGTTACTGGATTTAACAATGATTCACAGAACTGGAATATAGATCTCTTCATTAACTGATACTATTTAACTATGTTACCCGTCAGGACGAAAAAGGCATTAAGgtctttttatcaataaaaagaGCATTGGGTCTGAATACATGTAAGTcaggagaaaatatagaaaactgaATATATCAGGAGTTACTTGGGTTCCCACTGAAAATACCCAGGTGAAAGTTTCCCCAAATTCCGCGAAGCAGCTTTTTAGCTAATATGCTACTTCGACTATTCCTGTAAACTAAAAATGCTTCCACATCTGAAGGGGAAGTCACTGTTATAGCTACTCATGTTTTAAACACTTGGAATCCAGTGAGATATTAAGACATCATAACATACCAATattagcaaaaaaacaaaatgagtgATGAGCTATAATGTGAATGCTACGTCATAAAATACTCTTCTGTAGGTATGGAACCCCGGTATTGATGCTTATGGCATATGTTCGCAAGAAGGTTCTTGTATTCTTCTATTAATGAAGAGAATGAAACTGATTGAGACGTGACTTTTCGCGGCCTGGCAAATGCGTATGGCCGTGATAATATGCACCAAAGAGGACTACACATATAATCTCTGATGCCAGTAATGA
Encoded proteins:
- the LOC119591299 gene encoding methylcrotonoyl-CoA carboxylase subunit alpha, mitochondrial-like — translated: MFRVPSRPLAIRGWQVLRSVGHRLQHSSVPHRPISKLLIANRGEIACRVVRTARKMGVRTVAVYSDPDKGSMHVDMADEAYHIGPAASQESYLRGDKILDIVKRSGAQAIHPGYGFLSENVEFAERCSKEGVIFVGPPAQAIRDMGIKSTSKIIMSEAGVPVIGGYHGEDQSDARLREEADKIGFPVMIKAVRGGGGKGMRIAMKPEEFEEQLESARREAIKSFGDDVMLIEKFVERPRHVEVQVFGDHHGNYVYLFERDCSVQRRHQKIIEEAPAPGISWEVRKSLGEAAVRAAKAVGYVGAGTVEFILDASHKFYFMEMNTRLQVEHPISEMITNTDLVEWQLRVAAGEPLPLTQEQIQLSGHSFEARIYAEDPNSGFLPGAGPLDHLSTPQASKDVRIETGVREGDEVSVHYDPMIAKLVVWGHDRSSALNLLTTCLADYNIVGLNTNVDFLMSLATHPSFVAGDVSTDFIPDHYNELFPERAPSQQLFCQGALALILEEEQEGIRAVAATQDPTSPFRPGAVPRINHTLSRTFSITSGGVEENVQVAYMGSGKYKMTIGSSTFEVSGSVLQDNNVCHLNCVIDGIVSRSRIVVQGRDMYVFTPTGVWKLSVPTPKFEKEMSSATGATGGAIAPMPGVIEKVFVTPGQSVAAGDPLVVMIAMKMEYVIKAAGPGVVEKVLFSQGDNVAKNTPLIKMKETEAE